DNA sequence from the Janibacter sp. CX7 genome:
CCGGCGTTGTTGACGAGGACGTCGACGTCCTCGGGCAGGTCGGCCAGCCCGTCGAGGTCGGCGAGGTCGACGGCCCGGGTCTCCACGGCCAGGTCGGGCAGCCCGCCGGCCAGGGAGGTCAGACCCCCTTCGTCGAGGTCGACCGCGGTGACGCGCGCCCCTGCGGCAGCGAAGCTCGCGACGCAGGCGGCGCCGATCCCGCTCGCGGCGCCGGTGACGAGGACGTGACGACCGGTGAGGTCGGTGAGGAGTGCGGACTCGGGCTGCTGGCTCATGACGAGCAAGGTACGAGCCCGACCACGCCGGCGAGGTGGTGTGCCGCCACGTGATATCGGTGAAATGGTGTGGCGACACACCCACGCCGCGGCTCGTGGCCGGTGCGACCATCGACGGCGCCACACCTGGCGTCGGCCCGGCCGACGCCACCCCTGATCCCCCGAAAGTAGGAGACACCGATGTCCCTCGGACTTGTCGGCATCATCGCCTCGCTCGGCCTGCTGATGTATCTGGCCTATCGCGGCATCAACGTGCTGATCCTCGCCCCGATCCTCGCCCTGCTGGCGACCCTGATGTCCGGGGGGCCCTTGCTCGCCACGTACACGCAGGTCTTCATGCCGGCCCTGGGCAAGTACGCCATCACGTACTTCCCGCTCTTCCTCCTCGGCGCGATCTTCGGCAAGCTCATGGACGTCAGCGGCTCGGCCAAGGCGATCGCCGACTTCATCGTCGACAAGATCGGTGCGCAGCGCGCGATCCTCGCGATCACCCTCGCCTGCGGCATCCTCACCTACGGGGGTGTCTCGCTCTTCGTCGTCGCCTTCGCCGTCTTCCCGATCGCCGCGGCCCTCTTCAAGGAGTCGGGCATCCCGAAGCGGCTCATCCCGGCGACCATCGCGCTCGGCTCCTTCACCTTCACGATGACCGCCCTGCCGGGCACCCCGGCCATCCAGAACGCCATCCCCTCGCCCTACTTCTCGACCAATGCCTTCGCGGCGCCCGGCCTCGGCATCATCGCCGGCCTGATCATGTTCGTCGGCGGTGTCGCCTGGCTGCAGTACCGCTCGGGCAAGCTCGTGGCCGCGGGTGAGGTCTACGAGCCCCCGGTCGCCACCGGGGGTGGCTTCTTCGGTCGTGGCCGCACCGGCTCCGACGACGCGCCGCGCGGCGACGCCGACGGTGAGGGTGCCGTCACCGTCAAGGAGAAGGTCGAGGTCGAGCAGAGCGAGGCCGATGCCCAGCTCATGGACCGTCCGCACGTGCCGTGGGTGATCGCCTTCGCGCCGATCGTCGTCGTCATCGCGCTCAACTACGCGCTCGTCAACTGGATCTTCCCCTCGATGGACTTCGCCTACCTCAAGCAGGAGGCCTACGGCTCCGTCGGCATCGACGACGTCGCCGGCATCTGGGGCATCATCGTCGCCCTCGTCGCGTCGATCGCCCTGGTCCTCGCGGCCAACTGGACCCGGCTCGTCGACGTCAAGGACGCGGTCAACGAGGGCACCATGGGCTCGCTGCTGCCGATCTTCAACACCGCCTCCGAGGTCGGATACGGCGCCGTCATCAGCTCGCTCGCGGCCTTCGGCACGATCAAGGACGCCGTCCTCGGTGTCTCGAGTAGCCCGCTCATCTCGCTGGCCCTGTCGGTCAACGTCCTCGCCGG
Encoded proteins:
- a CDS encoding GntP family permease; amino-acid sequence: MSLGLVGIIASLGLLMYLAYRGINVLILAPILALLATLMSGGPLLATYTQVFMPALGKYAITYFPLFLLGAIFGKLMDVSGSAKAIADFIVDKIGAQRAILAITLACGILTYGGVSLFVVAFAVFPIAAALFKESGIPKRLIPATIALGSFTFTMTALPGTPAIQNAIPSPYFSTNAFAAPGLGIIAGLIMFVGGVAWLQYRSGKLVAAGEVYEPPVATGGGFFGRGRTGSDDAPRGDADGEGAVTVKEKVEVEQSEADAQLMDRPHVPWVIAFAPIVVVIALNYALVNWIFPSMDFAYLKQEAYGSVGIDDVAGIWGIIVALVASIALVLAANWTRLVDVKDAVNEGTMGSLLPIFNTASEVGYGAVISSLAAFGTIKDAVLGVSSSPLISLALSVNVLAGITGSASGGMSIALEALGDQFKTMAVEQGISLELVHRVTAISSGGFDALPHNGAVITLLAICGLSHRQSYKDIAVVAIAVPVLALITIIVLGSVFGSF